The following are encoded in a window of Ranitomeya variabilis isolate aRanVar5 chromosome 6, aRanVar5.hap1, whole genome shotgun sequence genomic DNA:
- the LOC143781261 gene encoding uncharacterized protein LOC143781261, with protein MAARGRAEVIIPVTFDEVAVYFTEDEWEQLDTQQRQLYREVMMDNFEMVTSVGLLNSRVNRPDLESEKKSKVWKRRGRPPKSRDGRPRLNIVIKEEDVDPLPPRQRDVKGCSYTGNDFRVAPGLPFDPRVPRMDLNGLGLQQSDRTSVDRPYPCSDCHRSFIRKSHLTSHQRTHRGERPYPCEICGKRFHYRHHLVGHKRIHTGEKLFSCEYCGIGFNHKGNYQTHQRLHTGERPFSCDLCGKSFNRKADLITHCRIHTGERPFACSDCDKSFSRKQHLVTHRRRHTGETPFPCDQCPLRFAHRKALLRHQELVHSAERPHSCPDCGKGFACRSHLLMHQRAHQNGGCGNGEKPFSCDQCRRNFIAQPHLQAHKKSHSAVPGERPFKCTDCGKGFNSRKYLSRHQKIHTGKRPFRCNVCGDSFTQKPNLERHKNIHSGQRPFTCSVCGGSFFKKHNLVRHQRIHTGERLHSSCRVLHPVAP; from the exons GTCATCATCCCTGTGACTTTCGATGAGGTTGCAGTTTACTTCACAGAGGATGAGTGGGAACAGCTGGACACTCAGCAGCGGCAGCTGTATCGGGAGGTCATGATGGACAACTTTGAGATGGTGACCTCCGTTG GTCTCCTAAATAGCAGGGTTAATAGGCCGGACCTGGAATCTGAAAAGAAAAGCAAAGTGTGGAAACGAAGAGGGAGACCCCCAAAGTCACGTGATG GCAGGCCAAGGTTGAACATTGTTATAAAGGAAGAAGATGTGGACCCCCTGCCCCCCAGGCAGCGTGACGTGAAGGGCTGCAGCTACACTG GTAATGATTTTCGGGTGGCTCCTGGTCTCCCGTTCGATCCCCGTGTCCCGAGGATGGACCTGAATGGCctgggtctccagcagagcgatcGCACGTCTGTGGATCGGCCCTACCCCTGTTCAGATTGCCACCGTAGCTTCATTCGGAAGTCGCATTTGACCAGCCACCAGCGCACCCATCGAGGAGAGCGGCCATACCCCTGCGAGATATGTGGCAAGCGTTTCCACTACCGCCACCATCTCGTAGGCCACAAACGCATCCACACCGGAGAGAAGCTGTTCTCCTGCGAATATTGTGGGATCGGGTTTAACCATAAAGGAAACTACCAGACTCACCAGCGACTGCACACGGGAGAGAGGCCCTTCTCATGTGACCTTTGTGGCAAAAGCTTTAACCGCAAGGCTGACCTGATCACGCACTGCCGGATCCACACAGGAGAAAGGCCTTTCGCATGTTCTGACTGTGATAAGAGCTTTAGTCGTAAACAGCACCTGGTGACCCACAGGCGCAGACATACGGGCGAGACCCCATTCCCCTGTGACCAGTGTCCGCTGAGGTTTGCCCATCGGAAGGCTCTTCTGCGGCATCAGGAGCTGGTTCACTCTGCAGAGAGACCACACAGCTGCCCGGACTGTGGGAAAGGGTTTGCCTGCCGTTCGCATCTCCTCATGCATCAGCGCGCCCACCAGAATGGCGGCTGTGGAAATGGAGAAAAGCCGTTCTCCTGTGATCAGTGCCGCAGAAACTTCATAGCTCAGCCTCACCTGCAGGCACATAAGAAAAGTCACAGCGCAGTCCCGGGCGAGCGGCCATTCAAATGTACAGACTGTGGGAAAGGCTTCAATAGTAGAAAATACCTGAGCCGGCACCAGAAGATCCACACTGGCAAGCGCCCATTTCGGTGCAATGTGTGTGGAGATAGCTTTACCCAGAAGCCCAACCTGGAGCGGCACAAGAACATCCACAGCGGGCAGAGGCCTTTTACATGCTCGGTGTGCGGCGGAAGCTTCTTCAAGAAGCACAACCTTGTACGTCACCAGCGGATTCACACGGGGGAGAGGCTGCACTCGAGTTGTCGAGTGCTCCATCCTGTCGCCCCATGA